One Rhinolophus sinicus isolate RSC01 linkage group LG06, ASM3656204v1, whole genome shotgun sequence DNA window includes the following coding sequences:
- the EXPH5 gene encoding exophilin-5 isoform X2: MTKVPQGFDCSFLNDEEARKILQVLERNEELQRAEKDRISKLQKTKRDIRWLQGVTGEWFEEIQRKKFCNETDVSQMLKQPLTYRLKKGMAENDPMDLQASGSKNIPNQKNLPSVPSRLSFRSFSSLFSFRKSRKETLKLQSLGQKGCDGHAELPVSVRGNTLAKLYNSHLENQPVDSAFVPKPAGMREGSGVPPWDASLLENEFFRVLDDLDSKLAQEQYPSSVNTTTPLNYGSRTQFSHFYSSGNRHGNITGRNKNHYNETSNMSIYDILRPRTPREGFKTFSPRTRTIYDMYRTREPRVLKEDYMQKNTFGSTSLCFDSRQRLASPATGHFTARSLHFPTTTQNKSGFIPPNHQQSPKRSPLSSIIWNRSDFSRDRQNQEELLTAPSPMEVDPADQYTYPRCFQDKRRYKFYCSQSVYQNVGLNSPTNNAMSPDPFENSENMPFYHQDNPFARSFFSNTFGRSREQRFGQSPFWGQQEEHSTWSGFHQSRKAFTSSDRDFEMTSPEASSASAGHGHSVSSQHGGSFSHSYRTNVSRDQEEPHPWQFDSQTSTLESMEVSQGNENQMTHFNTQNVCSVTGSSPIKSGGLECQQDSSIEVHVNKDPYSFGIAQTLVSSFRTSFPQIPDDKGTSQSPNFQNSTVTLKKIKPASLPMRNYTEVTVTNSNSFDSPPLLESQPNILVTGVNNEKDLNESVLEKDKQLNKMDHTNTASEMPQPVSQTVTSDPLADFQNPLSQDSAKSNRFVFNTSTTVSSKKSPSVTSRKDISKIHISQRDKANELKTDKSYIENRKLGSATSLSFIRESRIPSSFSSPKQGCPQELRVSNEDISSIITNKHWSSEPTDNQNVQAPAKLAVLETEKEQCSKTHLTNGSKSAASHNIPCDSLCLSSGTLPDSSPSNNSFLNALVVPSTTVFSKKTPSGKDPSQGEREEKDNDNKNKNNHLVPNPSENQKSDHSCVPIHNEVVDVVKCPPFRVGKVKGKVRRRISYIEKLSKTESKSTPTSDSSSFNDVNQSDSKAPEHHTIYCTLPRKTASFLIDSRESESKMVSSFRNEPLPLQTENNVESPVGKDTASKCSHSSSVSESSCSKVVSDSVSVPHEATERMTNMADIGSASIREGPLPFLIKRAVSCPSGVPGFSVVRDERKKCLVSDTDASAVILRPWEKTINPLESNSSVRDCSLTRRPHQKEYPQECTEKDGKMAASKTGIFSLSNENPLPFSSDMSGEKSGKTLHNFKTTSMFSVSRDEDNVKCLEVVSIYYTLPRKHSKKFRDLLQKYTQNIDSLTKSTEVGTETFPNVLEKDKLNYSTQEQSGTPSSEDLKIQVSSSQENSHCLSHNTENVTVLQLPSIGPSESTFQEMASIEADVSHCKGESKTREISPDNLAKKPLGDSQNRKERGKKLKSGTLHTSSMLQGKKVTEEKSENYEKSIKSSNSGPSNLPAHSEENVENPQTRRSSGECAGSDIAMTTTGSRKCLQKDITGIAKDDSSNGSQPRKVRGEIAADFQKKTEKALSDSESQVFALTPALHKLQLDKETYSGEQDLDSLQFEPRELPQRSQELNLTENSKAKDERQRLAWDQLSLPARSNENETNLDNLERGKNRSSVKHRLAARSKASRKFPAKDLSPRKHVGAIFPQSGNSSDIAGLSLGTPECNPRSSEPAAMSTESTGESGLSNDGLDVEISDNPLQVTVTPNREASTHLSNQKSNSISQPHQNEFKNISESRPNYENSKDVTVAQILERESGTLVQPTLTSRREADFFDHQRGLNRHFPLEPAEKSIVSMPLASCQQQQRSTASLQWEPEAHPYRSKSLKNISVHGDAFRKSHPPKARERHFSESTSIDNALSRLTVGNEFSNNSGDSQRFKFFSELSSYNENESWALYSGRTKMSPKSATSISRPIDYGIFGKEQQLAFLENVKRSLTQGRLWKPSFLKNPGFLKDDVINSPKPTELSSSRCPSTQMPGDGLSPSVPLNIYEEDPIDSDCDTDTTTDDEYYLDENDKESEL; the protein is encoded by the exons caAACTCCAGAAAACAAAGAGGGATATCAGATGGCTTCAAGGAGTGACTGGTGAATGGTttgaagaaattcaaagaaaaaagttttgcAATGAAACAGATGTTAGCCAAATGTTAAAGCAACCACTTACATACAGGCTAAAGAAGGGGATGGCAGAAAATG aTCCTATGGATTTACAAGCATCAGGATCGAAAAATATACCTAATCAAAAAAATCTACCATCTGTTCCTTCTCGGCTGAGCTTCAGATCATTTTCTTCCCTGTTCTCATTCAGAAAATCCAGAAAGGAGACTCTAAAGCTTCAGTCTCTGGGACAAAAAGG ATGTGACGGCCATGCAGAACTTCCTGTGTCTGTGAGGGGCAACACTTTG GCAAAACTATACAATTCACATCTGGAAAATCAACCAGTTGACAGTGCATTTGTCCCCAAGCCAGCAGGCATGAGGGAGGGAAGCGGTGTGCCTCCGTGGGACGCTTCCCTGCTGGAGAATGAGTTTTTCCGAG ttttagaTGACTTGGATAGCAAACTGGCTCAGGAACAATATCCAAGTTCAGTGAATACCACAACACCTCTCAACTACGGATCAAGAACACAGTTCAGTCATTTTTACTCCAGTGGGAACAGACATGGTAATATCACAGGAAGGAACAAAAATCACTATAACGAAACTTCTAATATGTCTATCTATGATATCCTAAGACCAAGAACTCCTAGAGAAGGTTTTAAAACCTTTTCTCCTAGAACACGGACAATTTATGATATGTACAGGACGAGGGAGCCCAGAGTCTTAAAAGAAGATTATATGCAAAAGAATACTTTTGGTAGTACTTCTCTGTGTTTTGATAGCAGGCAACGATTAGCCTCACCAGCCACAGGGCATTTCACAGCAAGAAGCTTACATTTTCCAACCACAACTCAGAACAAGAGTGGATTTATACCACCAAACCACCAGCAGAGCCCAAAGAGAAGTCCTTTATCATCCATCATATGGAATAGATCAGATTTTTCTAGAGATAGGCAGAACCAGGAAGAGTTGCTGACGGCACCATCACCAATGGAAGTTGACCCTGCTGACCAATATACATATCCCAGGTGTTTTCAGGACAAGAGGAGATATAAATTTTACTGTTCGCAGAGTGTTTACCAAAATGTTGGTTTAAATTCCCCCACAAATAATGCAATGAGTCCTGACCCATTTGAAAACTCAGAGAATATGCCATTCTACCATCAAGACAACCCATTTGCTAGATCTTTCTTTAGCAATACCTTTGGACGAAGCAGGGAACAGAGATTTGGACAAAGTCCTTTTTGGGGCCAGCAGGAAGAACATTCTACCTGGTCTGGCTTTCATCAAAGCAGGAAAGCATTCACTTCTTCTGACAGAGACTTTGAAATGACTTCACCTGAAGCAAGTAGTGCATCAGCTGGTCATGGCCATAGTGTTTCTTCTCAACATGGGGGATCATTTTCTCATAGTTACAGAACCAATGTTTCCAGAGACCAAGAAGAGCCACATCCCTGGCAATTTGATTCTCAGACATCCACACTGGAGAGCATGGAAGTGTCACAAGGTAATGAGAACCAGATGACTCATTTCAACACACAAAATGTTTGCTCCGTGACTGGTTCAAGCCCCATCAAATCTGGTGGGTTAGAATGTCAACAGGACAGCTCTATAGAAGTACATGTCAACAAAGATCCTTACTCATTTGGAATTGCTCAGACTCTAGTATCCTCATTCAGAACTTCCTTCCCCCAGATTCCTGATGACAAAGGGACTTCTCAGAGTCCCAACTTTCAGAATTCTACAGTCACTTTGAAGAAAATTAAGCCTGCTTCTCTTCCAATGAGAAACTACACAGAAGTCACTGTGACCAATAGCAATTCATTTGATTCTCCACCTCTTTTGGAAAGCCAACCCAATATTTTGGTCACAGGAGTGAATAACGAGAAAGATTTGAATGAATCTGttttagaaaaagacaaacaactaaaCAAGATGGACCACACAAACACAGCAAGTGAAATGCCCCAACCTGTTTCACAGACAGTAACCTCTGACCCTTTGGCTGATTTTCAAAATCCTCTTTCCCAAGACTCAGCCAAGAGcaacagatttgtttttaatacGTCTACTACAGTAAGTTCAAAAAAGTCACCTAGCGTCACTTCCAGGAAAGATATCTCCAAAATTCACATATCACAGAGAGATAAAGCCAATGAACTAAAAACAGATAAGAGTtatattgaaaacagaaaacttggCTCAGCAACATCCCTTTCTTTCATTCGGGAAAGCAGGATACCATCATCTTTTTCCAGCCCCAAACAAGGTTGTCCCCAGGAATTAAGAGTAAGTAATGAAGATATTTCAAGCATTATTACAAATAAGCACTGGAGCTCCGAACCTACTGATAATCAAAATGTACAGGCTCCAGCAAAGCTTGCAGTTTTAGAGACCGAGAAAGAACAATGTTCCAAAACTCATTTAACCAACGGTAGCAAGTCAGCTGCCAGTCACAACATCCCATGTGATTCCTTATGTCTGTCATCAGGTACACTACCAGATTCCTCACCATCAAATAATTCTTTCCTTAATGCACTGGTGGTTCCTTCAACTACAGTGTTCTCCAAAAAAACTCCTTCAGGCAAAGATCCATctcagggagaaagagaagaaaaagacaatgataacaagaataaaaataatcatttagtCCCAAACCCCTCAGAAAATCAAAAGAGTGATCACAGCTGTGTGCCTATACATAATGAAGTGGTTGATGTTGTCAAATGCCCTCCTTTCAGGGTTGGAAAGGTAAAAGGAAAAGTAAGACGACGTATATCCTATATTGAAAAGttaagcaaaacagaaagtaaatcaaCACCCACAAGTGACAGCAGTAGCTTCAATGACGTGAATCAAAGTGATTCCAAGGCTCCTGAGCATCACACAATTTATTGTACCTTACCAAGAAAAACAGCCAGTTTTCTCATCGATAGCAGGGAGTCAGAAAGTAAGATGGTTTCTTCATTTAGGAATGAGCCACTTCCActccaaactgaaaataatgtgGAAAGTCCAGTAGGGAAGGACACAGCAAGCAAATGTAGTCACAGTTCTTCTGTGTCAGAAAGCAGTTGTTCCAAAGTAGTTTCAGACTCAGTCTCAGTACCACATGAAGCCACAGAGCGAATGACAAATATGGCAGATATTGGATCTGCTTCCATTAGAGAAGGACCACTTCCATTCCTCATCAAGAGGGCTGTGTCATGTCCTTCAGGGGTACCAGGTTTCTCAGTTgtaagagatgaaagaaaaaaatgcttggtCTCAGACACAGATGCTTCTGCTGTAATACTAAGGCCTTGGGAGAAAACCATTAATCCTTTGGAAAGTAACTCATCTGTTAGGGATTGTTCTTTAACCAGAAGACCCCACCAAAAGGAATACCCTCAAGAATGCACTGAAAAAGATGGTAAAATGGCTGCCTCCAAGACAGGTATATTTTCCCTTTCAAATGAAaaccctttacctttttcttcagATATGTCAGGGGAGAAAAGTGGGAAAACATTACATAACTTTAAGACTACTagtatgttttctgtttctcgtGATGAAGATAATGTAAAATGTCTTGAGGTAGTTTCAATATATTACACTCTGCCAAGGAAACATAGCAAAAAATTCCGTGACCTCCTTCAAAAGTATACACAAAATATCGATTCACTTACAAAATCAACTGAAGTGGGAACTGAAACATTTCCTAATGtgttagaaaaagacaaattaaattaTTCTACACAAGAGCAGTCAGGAACACCTTCATCTGAAGATCTAAAGATACAGGTCAGCTCTTCTCAGGAAAACAGCCATTGTCTTTCGCACAACACTGAAAATGTGACTGTTTTACAATTACCAAGTATTGGACCCTCAGAATCTACATTCCAGGAAATGGCTTCTATTGAAGCAGATGTTTCTCATTGTAAAGGAGAATCTAAAACTAGAGAGATTTCCCCAGATAACTTAGCTAAAAAACCTCTAGGTGATTCACaaaacaggaaagagagagggaaaaaattgaaaagtggAACACTGCATACTTCATCAATGCTTCAAGGAAAAAAAGTTACAGAAGAGAAATCTGAAAATTACGAGAAATCCATTAAATCAAGTAACAGTGGTCCTTCAAATCTTCCAGCCCACTCAGAAGAGAATGTTGAAAATCCCCAAACCAGAAGAAGTTCTGGGGAGTGTGCAGGTAGCGATATAGCCATGACAACTACTGGAAGTAGAAAGTGTCTTCAGAAAGATATTACTGGTATAGCTAAAGATGACAGCTCCAATGGATCGCAGCCTAGAAAAGTCAGAGGGGAAATTGCAGCAGATTTccaaaaaaagactgagaaagcaCTTTCTGACTCAGAAAGCCAAGTCTTTGCTCTTACTCCAGCTTTGCATAAACTACAGCTTGATAAGGAGACTTATTCAGGTGAACAAGATTTAGACAGTTTGCAGTTTGAACCCAGAGAACTACCACAAAGAAGTCAGGAGTTAAATTTGACAGAGAACAGCAAGGCTAAAGATGAAAGGCAGAGGTTGGCATGGGATCAACTTTCACTTCCTGCAAGaagtaatgaaaatgaaaccaACTTGGATAACCtagaaagagggaaaaacagaTCTTCAGTTAAACACAGACTAGCAGCCAGgtccaaagcaagcagaaaattTCCAGCTAAAGACTTAAGCCCCAGAAAGCATGTAGGTGCTATTTTCCCCCAAAGCGGGAACAGCTCTGACATCGCTGGTTTATCTCTTGGCACACCAGAGTGCAACCCGCGGTCCTCTGAGCCTGCTGCAATGTCCACAGAATCCACGGGTGAAAGTGGGTTGAGTAATGATGGACTAGATGTGGAGATATCTGACAACCCTCTCCAGGTAACCGTAACACCCAACAGAGAAGCTTCTACACACTTAAGCAATCAGAAGTCTAACAGCATTTCACAACCACATCagaatgagtttaaaaatatctcagaatCAAGACCAAACTATGAGAATTCTAAAGATGTGACAGTAGCTCAGATTTTGGAAAGAGAGTCAGGAACCCTGGTCCAACCCACACTCACCAGCCGCAGGGAAGCAGACTTCTTTGACCATCAGAGGGGACTGAACCGTCATTTTCCATTGGAACCTGCAGAGAAATCTATAGTAAGCATGCCGCTGGCCAGTTGTCAGCAACAACAAAGGAGTACTGCATCTCTGCAGTGGGAACCTGAGGCACACCCCTATCGTTCAAAGAGTTTAAAAAACATCAGTGTACACGGTGATGCATTTCGCAAAAGTCATCCTCCAAAAGCCAGGGAGCGCCATTTTTCTGAAAGCACTTCTATAGATAATGCCCTAAGCCGACTGACCGTTGGGAATGAATTCTCAAACAACAGTGGGGACAGTCAAagattcaaatttttttctgaactttcctcttacaatgaaaatgaaagttggGCTTTGTACAGTGGCAGGACAAAAATGAGTCCCAAGTCTGCAACATCTATATCCAGACCTATCGATTATGGGATTTTTGGGAAAGAACAACAGTTGGCTTTCTTGGAGAATGTAAAGAGGTCACTCACACAAGGAAGATTATGGAAACCCAGTTTTCTTAAGAACCCTGGCTTCCTGAAAGATGATGTCATTAACTCTCCTAAACCAACAGAGTTATCAAGCTCACGTTGTCCCAGCACTCAGATGCCAGGAGATGGCTTATCTCCAAGTGTACCACTTAATATCTATGAAGAGGATCCAATAGACTCAGATTGTGACACAGACACAACCACAGATGATGAATACTACCTGGATGAAAATGACAAAGAGTCAGAACTATGA